A portion of the Sphaerochaeta pleomorpha str. Grapes genome contains these proteins:
- the cimA gene encoding citramalate synthase: protein MNNIIDLFDSTLRDGSQGEGISFSVEDKVKIVLALDTLGVKYIEAGNPGSNPKDLEFFQRTRDLKLKHAKLVSFGSTRRKNIAASEDANLASLIASKTEITSIFGKSWDFHVTDIIKTSLGENLQMIEDSVRFVCDSGSEVFYDAEHFFDGYLANPSYAMETLKAALRGGATTLVLCDTRGGTLSETVGSITREVGELLPNIPLGIHTHDDIGCAVASSIAAVQAGAVQVQGTLLGFGERCGNACLFSVAGILSAKMGYDCLNGQSLEQLTGISRKVAEISNVRIPHTAPFIGVSAFAHKGGMHIDGVGKSPSSFEHIDPTSVGNERRLLMSEVAGRALMLKRIHKVAPELDKDNPLTISLMEELKKLEAEGYQFEGAESSFDLVIRRHLKLYRPFFTLVHYQTIGSSPYLDPLSDASHAAVVKVKVKGESAITAAEGEGPVNALDQALRKVLEQFYPTLKSVHLTDYKVRVLDTAGATASKVRVLIDSTDGESTWSTIGVSKDIIEASWLALSDSIEYKLIADGIVPSDDSN from the coding sequence ATGAATAATATAATCGACTTGTTTGACTCCACGCTTCGTGACGGAAGCCAAGGGGAGGGGATCAGCTTTTCCGTTGAGGATAAAGTCAAGATTGTACTCGCCCTTGATACGCTCGGGGTGAAATACATCGAGGCTGGAAATCCAGGTTCGAACCCCAAAGACCTTGAATTTTTCCAACGGACCCGTGATCTGAAGCTGAAGCATGCAAAACTGGTATCGTTCGGTTCCACGAGACGGAAGAACATAGCTGCAAGCGAGGATGCCAACCTGGCCTCCCTGATTGCTAGCAAAACAGAGATAACCTCAATTTTCGGAAAGAGCTGGGATTTCCATGTAACTGATATCATCAAGACCTCATTGGGGGAGAATTTGCAGATGATCGAGGACAGTGTCCGGTTTGTCTGTGATTCTGGAAGTGAGGTTTTCTACGACGCCGAGCATTTTTTCGACGGTTACCTTGCCAATCCTTCCTACGCCATGGAGACGCTGAAAGCTGCACTGCGAGGCGGTGCAACGACCTTGGTCCTTTGTGATACCCGAGGCGGCACCCTTAGCGAGACTGTCGGCAGCATAACTCGTGAAGTGGGGGAGCTGTTACCCAATATTCCCTTGGGAATCCATACCCATGATGACATTGGCTGTGCCGTCGCCTCTTCCATAGCTGCAGTCCAGGCAGGAGCCGTCCAGGTCCAGGGAACCCTGCTGGGTTTCGGTGAGCGCTGTGGCAACGCCTGCCTGTTTTCCGTAGCCGGGATTCTCTCTGCCAAGATGGGCTATGATTGCCTCAACGGGCAAAGTCTGGAACAACTGACAGGAATCTCACGCAAAGTTGCCGAGATAAGCAATGTCAGGATTCCCCACACTGCGCCGTTTATCGGAGTAAGTGCCTTTGCCCACAAGGGCGGCATGCACATCGACGGGGTTGGCAAGAGTCCTTCTTCGTTCGAGCATATCGACCCTACCTCTGTTGGTAATGAACGAAGGCTTCTGATGAGCGAGGTAGCAGGCCGGGCCCTCATGCTCAAGAGAATACACAAAGTGGCCCCTGAATTGGATAAAGACAATCCCCTGACCATTTCTTTGATGGAGGAGCTGAAGAAACTTGAGGCCGAAGGCTACCAGTTCGAAGGAGCCGAGAGTTCCTTTGACTTGGTTATCCGCAGGCATCTGAAGCTGTACCGGCCGTTCTTTACCCTGGTCCACTACCAGACCATCGGGAGCAGTCCCTATCTGGATCCGCTCAGCGACGCTTCCCACGCCGCGGTGGTAAAAGTGAAGGTCAAAGGGGAAAGTGCCATAACCGCGGCAGAGGGAGAAGGTCCTGTCAATGCGCTGGACCAGGCTTTGCGTAAGGTTTTGGAACAGTTCTACCCGACACTTAAAAGCGTGCACCTCACTGATTACAAGGTTCGCGTACTCGATACCGCAGGGGCGACCGCCTCCAAGGTTAGGGTTCTGATTGATTCCACAGACGGGGAATCGACATGGTCGACAATCGGGGTAAGCAAGGACATAATCGAGGCCAGCTGGCTGGCTTTGAGTGATAGTATCGAATACAAATTAATCGCCGACGGAATCGTACCCTCGGACGATAGCAACTAA
- a CDS encoding 2-isopropylmalate synthase, with protein sequence MEKERIYIFDTTLRDGEQAPGYSMNLDEKIRMAMQLESLGVDILEAGFSIASPGDFASVQAISRAVKNVTVAALARALPKDIDAAWESIKEARRPRVHTFLATSDIHLEYKLKMSRQQALEKAEKMVAYARNLCPEVEFSCEDASRTDLDYLCRVVERAIAAGASVINLPDTVGYATPDDTFKMVSTVMHKVPNIDKAIIAVHCHNDLGLGIANTLAGLKAGARQAECTLCGIGERSGNASLEELAMIMRTRNDEYPYVNAIKTEEIYRSARLLSSITGVKISPSKAIVGSNAFAHESGIHQHGMMANSLTYEIMTPESVGVLTTSLVLGKHSGQHAFEKRLEDLGYALSSEEVTRLFGEFKNLADRKKTITDKDLIALVESTNVPSSITWELDSFVVNSGNMMTSTACVTLRKGGKKYQEVACGTGPVYASLRAVEKIIRHPFGLEDYSLQAVTEHRDALGEVLVKISDERGCYRGRGVSTDVIEASILSCLAAVNRMLDDSLPPSGIGVKAASALHSFENDMLSEHSDKKRGDEHE encoded by the coding sequence ATGGAAAAAGAACGAATCTACATCTTTGACACTACATTGAGAGACGGCGAGCAGGCCCCTGGCTATAGCATGAACCTTGACGAGAAAATTCGTATGGCAATGCAACTTGAATCCCTTGGTGTGGACATCCTAGAAGCGGGCTTTTCCATTGCTTCCCCTGGGGACTTTGCAAGTGTGCAGGCTATCAGCCGCGCGGTAAAAAACGTGACGGTAGCCGCCCTTGCCAGGGCGCTGCCCAAGGATATCGATGCTGCCTGGGAATCGATAAAGGAAGCAAGGAGGCCAAGGGTCCATACCTTTCTGGCTACCAGCGATATCCATTTGGAATACAAATTGAAAATGAGCCGTCAGCAGGCTCTGGAAAAAGCCGAGAAAATGGTTGCCTATGCCCGCAACCTTTGCCCGGAGGTAGAATTCTCCTGTGAGGATGCCTCTAGGACCGATCTCGACTACCTGTGCCGGGTCGTGGAAAGGGCCATTGCAGCCGGGGCTTCGGTTATCAACCTTCCCGATACTGTCGGTTACGCCACTCCCGATGATACCTTTAAGATGGTCAGCACCGTCATGCACAAGGTCCCCAACATTGACAAGGCAATCATTGCTGTCCATTGCCACAATGACCTTGGCTTGGGCATAGCCAATACGCTCGCCGGCCTCAAAGCCGGGGCAAGGCAGGCCGAATGCACGCTTTGCGGCATCGGGGAACGCTCTGGCAATGCCTCGCTTGAGGAACTGGCCATGATAATGCGGACCCGTAATGACGAGTACCCCTATGTAAATGCCATAAAGACAGAGGAAATCTATCGCTCTGCAAGGCTTCTTTCTTCCATAACCGGGGTTAAGATTTCGCCGTCCAAGGCTATTGTCGGCTCCAATGCTTTTGCCCATGAGAGCGGTATCCACCAGCATGGGATGATGGCAAACAGCCTTACCTATGAAATTATGACCCCTGAGAGCGTCGGGGTCCTCACCACCTCCCTGGTCCTGGGCAAACACAGCGGCCAGCATGCGTTCGAGAAACGGCTTGAGGATTTGGGATACGCCCTCTCAAGCGAGGAAGTCACACGGCTTTTCGGCGAATTCAAAAACCTTGCCGACCGGAAAAAGACCATTACTGACAAAGATCTCATTGCCTTGGTAGAAAGCACCAATGTTCCTTCTTCCATTACCTGGGAACTCGATTCCTTTGTTGTCAACAGTGGCAACATGATGACCAGCACCGCTTGCGTTACCTTGCGCAAAGGGGGGAAGAAATATCAGGAAGTTGCCTGCGGGACCGGCCCTGTGTATGCCTCCCTGCGGGCTGTCGAGAAAATCATCCGCCATCCGTTCGGCTTGGAAGACTACAGCCTGCAGGCCGTTACCGAGCACAGGGACGCCCTTGGCGAAGTGTTGGTGAAAATCAGTGACGAACGGGGATGTTACCGTGGGCGAGGAGTCAGTACCGATGTAATCGAGGCTTCCATCCTTTCCTGCCTTGCAGCCGTGAACAGGATGCTTGATGATTCCCTTCCCCCTTCCGGTATCGGAGTGAAAGCAGCTTCTGCATTGCATTCTTTCGAGAACGATATGCTCAGCGAGCATAGTGACAAGAAAAGGGGCGACGAACATGAATAA
- the ilvC gene encoding ketol-acid reductoisomerase, translating into MSTMYYDSDADLSRLEKKKVAIIGYGSQGHAHALNLHESGVDVVVGLYKGSPSWAIAEEAGLQVATAAEAAKMADVIMMLLPDEKQSKIYYESILPGLSKGKYLAFAHGFNIHFGQIKPPADVNVIMIAPKGPGHTVRTQFQEGKGVPCLIALHQDPSGDSKEIALAYAKGLGAGRAGIFETSFKEETETDLFGEQAVLCGGVSALIKAGFDTLVEAGYQPEMAYFECCHEMKLIVDLINQGGLSYMRYSISDTAEYGDYITGSKIITEDTKKAMKGVLTDIQEGTFARNWLLENQVNRPYFNAKKRIESESLLESTGKKLRSLMSWLKK; encoded by the coding sequence ATGAGCACTATGTATTATGATTCTGACGCAGATCTCTCGAGGCTTGAGAAGAAAAAGGTCGCCATCATCGGGTATGGTAGCCAAGGGCATGCACATGCATTGAACCTGCACGAAAGTGGCGTTGATGTTGTTGTCGGTCTGTATAAGGGTTCACCCAGCTGGGCAATTGCCGAGGAAGCCGGTTTGCAGGTTGCAACCGCTGCCGAAGCTGCAAAGATGGCAGACGTCATCATGATGCTGCTTCCCGACGAAAAACAGTCAAAGATTTATTATGAAAGCATTCTCCCTGGCCTTTCCAAGGGCAAATACCTCGCTTTCGCCCATGGTTTCAATATCCATTTTGGCCAGATCAAACCCCCAGCCGATGTCAACGTAATCATGATTGCCCCTAAGGGCCCAGGTCACACGGTTCGCACCCAGTTCCAGGAAGGAAAGGGAGTACCCTGTCTCATCGCCCTTCACCAGGACCCCAGCGGAGACTCAAAGGAAATTGCCTTGGCCTATGCAAAGGGACTCGGGGCCGGTAGGGCCGGAATTTTCGAGACTTCCTTCAAGGAAGAGACTGAGACTGACCTTTTTGGTGAACAGGCAGTACTCTGCGGTGGTGTCTCTGCCCTTATCAAGGCAGGATTCGATACTCTCGTGGAAGCCGGTTACCAGCCTGAGATGGCCTATTTCGAATGCTGTCATGAAATGAAGCTCATCGTTGACTTGATCAACCAGGGCGGTCTTTCCTATATGCGCTATTCCATCAGCGATACAGCCGAATATGGTGACTATATTACCGGAAGCAAGATTATCACCGAGGATACCAAGAAAGCCATGAAAGGAGTCCTTACTGATATCCAGGAAGGTACGTTCGCCCGCAACTGGCTTTTGGAAAACCAGGTTAACAGGCCCTATTTCAATGCAAAGAAGCGTATCGAATCTGAAAGCCTGCTTGAATCAACCGGCAAGAAACTCCGCTCTCTGATGAGCTGGTTGAAAAAATAA
- the ilvN gene encoding acetolactate synthase small subunit gives MHNSEERYTLAILVNNHPGVLMRVVSLFSRRGYNIDCLSVGETENEEFSRITIVVSGDRAVVDQIKKQVGKLVDVKRVYEMTQTKSLQRELVMVKVNTKDSSRTQVVELAEIFKAKIIDVTATTVTLEMTGSLDKIKSFLDLMQPYGIVEMARTGITALERGARPLSSISFSEDDN, from the coding sequence ATGCATAATAGTGAAGAACGTTACACCCTAGCCATACTGGTAAACAACCATCCGGGCGTCTTGATGAGAGTTGTTTCGTTGTTTAGCCGCAGGGGTTACAATATTGATTGTCTCTCCGTCGGTGAAACGGAAAACGAGGAATTCAGCCGCATCACTATCGTGGTCAGCGGAGACCGCGCTGTCGTAGACCAGATCAAGAAGCAGGTCGGCAAGCTTGTGGATGTGAAACGGGTCTATGAAATGACCCAGACCAAGTCCTTGCAACGTGAATTGGTCATGGTGAAGGTAAATACCAAAGATTCCAGCAGGACCCAGGTAGTCGAGCTTGCCGAGATTTTCAAGGCCAAGATTATCGATGTGACTGCAACAACGGTTACGTTGGAGATGACAGGTAGCCTTGACAAGATCAAATCCTTTCTCGATCTCATGCAACCCTATGGTATCGTGGAGATGGCCCGCACCGGTATAACTGCCCTTGAACGCGGGGCCCGTCCTTTGAGTTCCATCAGTTTCAGTGAGGATGACAACTAG
- a CDS encoding cache domain-containing sensor histidine kinase: MEKMPRKNKRKSLFTKLFSNFMVVLIIPLGLFASYYTLNGDRNQARYLKGQTSTIVKSDADTLSSVIEAYRHKAYLLSTDPLVISILQEDSLDANSPSSRKLYQLLFDVMKGDTYLASTHIISNSGKVRVSTHEFPEVYDLRYQGNDWDLGNVITQNEKASPTASTISITSPRVAETGRLVIASILRRVYDREGTVYGYLVVDIYSDALTADINKSLLLGEELLFDTSHYYATSLIHSEKHGTFEQFPLLAELKGNFSRNVSQFNDTILAIEPIEGTSLSLAGSISSVPFQQNLNQWLFAFGIMMGIGIVLAAFLSYFFSRTIARPIGNLALSMKAVEEGNLNTKGEDMAILEFAQLDHSFNAMVLQIISLLQITREEQANLAEAERQALESQMNPHFLFNTLNTIKALAKLHGEEEIYTITIKLGKLLRSTIDNHKSECSLKESMSLVDSYLTIQKIRFGDKLHVETQIEESCLEVMTPKLIIQPLVENSIVHGLEPKAGEWNISVKIRREESMVFLCIEDDGIGFPPGSLPTNLDDLANSTHVGVYNVYRRLVLKYGKQMTFSLTSQEGLGTLVTMSFPAGQ; this comes from the coding sequence ATGGAAAAAATGCCCCGTAAGAACAAAAGGAAGTCGCTTTTCACCAAATTGTTTTCCAACTTCATGGTCGTCCTCATCATTCCACTAGGTCTCTTTGCCTCATACTATACTCTTAATGGGGATAGAAACCAAGCTCGCTATCTGAAAGGCCAAACCAGTACCATTGTCAAATCGGATGCCGATACACTTTCCTCTGTGATTGAAGCTTACCGGCACAAAGCATATCTGCTTTCCACCGACCCCTTGGTCATATCGATACTGCAGGAAGATTCCCTCGATGCAAATTCACCCTCTTCGCGCAAGCTTTACCAACTCCTGTTCGACGTAATGAAAGGTGACACGTACCTTGCCAGTACACACATTATCTCCAACTCGGGAAAAGTCAGGGTCTCGACCCATGAATTTCCAGAGGTCTATGACCTGCGCTACCAGGGAAACGACTGGGACCTCGGAAACGTAATCACGCAAAACGAAAAAGCTTCACCCACCGCCTCGACAATAAGCATTACCAGCCCGCGAGTGGCAGAGACCGGCAGATTGGTCATTGCCTCGATTTTACGGCGTGTATACGACAGAGAGGGAACAGTCTATGGCTATCTGGTGGTAGATATCTATTCTGATGCTCTTACCGCAGACATAAACAAAAGCCTTCTGCTCGGCGAGGAACTGCTGTTTGACACCTCTCATTACTATGCAACCTCTTTGATCCACTCAGAGAAACACGGAACCTTCGAACAGTTCCCGCTCCTTGCCGAGCTCAAGGGTAATTTCTCGCGCAATGTCAGCCAGTTCAACGATACGATCCTCGCCATAGAACCCATAGAGGGAACAAGTTTGAGCCTTGCGGGCTCCATATCATCTGTCCCCTTCCAGCAAAACCTCAACCAATGGCTCTTTGCTTTCGGTATCATGATGGGAATCGGAATCGTCCTCGCAGCCTTTTTGTCCTACTTTTTCTCCAGGACCATTGCCAGGCCCATCGGGAATCTCGCCTTATCGATGAAAGCGGTGGAAGAAGGCAACTTGAACACAAAGGGTGAAGATATGGCAATTTTGGAATTTGCCCAGCTCGACCACTCTTTCAATGCCATGGTGCTACAGATTATAAGCCTTTTGCAGATAACCCGCGAAGAACAGGCAAACCTCGCAGAAGCGGAGCGTCAAGCCCTGGAAAGCCAGATGAACCCGCATTTTCTCTTCAACACACTCAATACGATCAAGGCTCTTGCAAAGTTGCACGGGGAAGAGGAGATTTACACCATTACGATCAAACTGGGAAAACTCTTGCGTTCAACCATCGATAACCACAAGAGTGAATGCAGCCTCAAGGAAAGTATGAGCCTCGTTGATTCCTATCTTACTATCCAAAAAATCCGTTTTGGTGATAAACTGCATGTCGAAACACAAATAGAGGAAAGTTGCCTTGAGGTAATGACTCCAAAGCTCATCATCCAGCCTTTGGTCGAGAACTCAATCGTACACGGGCTTGAACCGAAGGCGGGCGAGTGGAATATTTCAGTCAAGATCAGGAGAGAGGAAAGCATGGTTTTCCTCTGCATCGAGGATGACGGTATCGGATTTCCACCGGGAAGTCTTCCAACCAACCTCGATGACCTTGCCAACTCAACCCACGTTGGTGTATACAATGTATATCGGCGTCTTGTCTTAAAATATGGAAAACAAATGACGTTTTCCTTAACCTCACAAGAAGGGCTGGGAACACTCGTTACCATGTCATTTCCAGCCGGGCAATAA
- a CDS encoding response regulator transcription factor: MSYSVIFVEDEQIVREEIISSIRWKLLGLDLVATATDGIEGERLIKQHEPDIVLTDIRLPGIDGLTMLSRCPINHAIILSGHTDFNYMKQAIRLGVFDYLLKPVDNEELEETLANLVKKMEEEDRDYEQLKKSKEATSSELIPLPRGVNNHVIDSTISFIAENYSSPVGLQEAATFLELSESHLSRLFKEVTGLNFLQYLNAWRINKAVELMKDPKRNIGEIATNCGFPTPGYFAKIFKRFSGVTPTQYRDEHSSK, encoded by the coding sequence ATGAGTTATAGTGTTATTTTCGTTGAAGACGAGCAGATAGTCCGTGAGGAAATCATCTCATCCATCCGTTGGAAACTCCTTGGGTTGGATTTAGTCGCCACTGCCACCGATGGAATCGAGGGAGAGAGGCTGATCAAGCAACACGAACCCGATATTGTACTCACCGATATCCGGCTTCCTGGCATCGACGGACTTACCATGCTTTCCCGGTGCCCGATCAATCATGCAATCATCCTCAGCGGACATACAGATTTCAATTACATGAAACAGGCTATCCGACTCGGCGTGTTCGATTACCTGCTTAAGCCGGTAGACAACGAAGAGCTGGAAGAAACACTTGCAAACCTTGTAAAGAAAATGGAAGAGGAAGACCGCGATTACGAGCAATTGAAAAAGTCTAAGGAAGCAACTTCCTCCGAACTCATTCCCTTGCCCCGCGGCGTGAACAACCATGTCATTGACAGTACTATCAGTTTTATCGCTGAAAACTACTCTTCCCCTGTTGGATTGCAGGAAGCAGCCACATTTTTGGAATTGTCAGAGAGCCACCTTTCACGCCTCTTCAAGGAAGTGACAGGCCTTAATTTCCTGCAATACCTCAATGCTTGGAGAATCAACAAGGCAGTCGAGTTAATGAAAGACCCCAAGCGGAATATCGGTGAGATTGCCACGAACTGCGGTTTCCCCACTCCCGGGTACTTTGCCAAGATTTTCAAACGCTTTTCAGGGGTAACCCCAACCCAGTACAGGGATGAGCATAGTTCGAAATAG
- a CDS encoding HAD family hydrolase has translation MFDICCEAFSSSCLLLPSFEQRLASEKIPLGKFPLQTGNLPMNRCLLFSDKQEILDEAKRMGYGTFGVGTSLKADYCADSLEDESVYRPLFTSWSDKTEGCTLFIFDMGNVVIKNIHMLKKVARKWHLNEKEFIEDYQSYNSPMMDGFISTSDYWGHVKHKFGITVEGEPFAQEFTPVFNEEMVALLKRLSKEGKRVVCGSNTFAPHWEIIERMGALALFDKAYASHEMGVSKPARQFFEYILEKEGCKASKAYFIDDYEENIESASKLGIKCLLYVDGYAKSASEKLNEVFGS, from the coding sequence ATGTTTGATATCTGTTGTGAAGCTTTTTCTTCTTCCTGCCTGCTTCTGCCATCGTTTGAGCAGAGACTTGCAAGCGAGAAGATCCCCCTTGGAAAGTTCCCCCTTCAAACGGGGAACCTTCCAATGAATCGATGCCTGTTGTTTTCCGATAAACAGGAAATACTTGACGAGGCCAAACGCATGGGGTATGGGACCTTTGGTGTAGGCACTTCCTTGAAAGCTGACTATTGTGCAGATTCTTTGGAAGACGAAAGTGTTTACCGTCCTTTGTTTACTTCTTGGAGTGACAAAACCGAGGGTTGCACCCTGTTTATCTTCGATATGGGAAATGTGGTAATAAAAAATATCCATATGCTCAAGAAAGTCGCAAGGAAATGGCATCTTAATGAGAAAGAGTTCATTGAGGATTATCAAAGTTACAATTCCCCAATGATGGATGGTTTTATCTCAACAAGCGATTACTGGGGCCATGTCAAACATAAGTTCGGCATCACGGTCGAGGGAGAGCCCTTTGCCCAGGAGTTTACCCCTGTATTCAATGAGGAGATGGTTGCCTTGCTCAAAAGGCTTTCAAAGGAGGGAAAGCGCGTAGTTTGCGGTTCCAATACCTTTGCACCCCATTGGGAGATAATCGAGAGAATGGGTGCCCTTGCCCTTTTTGACAAAGCCTATGCCTCCCACGAGATGGGTGTTTCGAAACCTGCACGACAGTTCTTCGAATACATACTTGAAAAAGAGGGGTGCAAGGCCTCCAAGGCTTATTTCATTGACGACTACGAGGAAAACATCGAGAGTGCATCAAAGCTTGGCATAAAATGCCTGCTCTATGTGGATGGCTATGCAAAGAGTGCCAGTGAAAAACTGAACGAGGTCTTTGGGTCTTGA
- a CDS encoding carbohydrate ABC transporter permease, translating into MQIQKKITLPKVLIFVVLLGMLIFTLMPILFMLTASVMTSKEILQMPYRWVPKEFHWENFAKAIQGNDGTYIFVRNISNSLIISIAVAITTVLIASLTGYGLAKFRFKGRNTVFMMIMATMMIPFEAIMIPLYMVVMKLHIQNSYIGLILPFLVSAFGVFQMKQYLTTFPTEFLDASRVDGMGELGIFWKIVFPNCKPVIATLAILSFRSQWDNLLWPLLVSQSDKMKTIPQYISTFAQERSTDEGAMMAAALLASIPMFILFMSLTKYFIGGSAVFESRKG; encoded by the coding sequence ATGCAGATACAAAAGAAAATTACCCTGCCAAAAGTGCTTATATTTGTCGTTCTCCTGGGAATGCTCATTTTTACCCTGATGCCGATTCTTTTCATGCTTACCGCTTCAGTGATGACTTCCAAGGAAATATTGCAGATGCCCTACCGGTGGGTTCCAAAAGAATTCCACTGGGAGAATTTTGCCAAGGCAATCCAAGGGAACGACGGGACATATATATTCGTGCGCAATATTTCGAACTCCCTGATCATCAGCATAGCAGTTGCCATTACCACGGTACTCATCGCTTCCCTTACCGGCTATGGTCTTGCCAAATTCAGATTCAAGGGACGTAATACGGTGTTCATGATGATCATGGCGACCATGATGATTCCGTTCGAAGCCATTATGATTCCCTTGTATATGGTCGTTATGAAACTCCATATCCAGAACTCCTATATCGGTTTGATCCTGCCGTTTTTGGTAAGTGCCTTCGGGGTTTTCCAGATGAAGCAATATCTCACCACCTTCCCGACCGAATTCCTCGATGCTTCCCGCGTTGATGGGATGGGCGAACTGGGAATTTTCTGGAAAATCGTTTTCCCAAACTGCAAACCGGTTATTGCAACGCTGGCGATCCTTTCCTTCAGAAGCCAGTGGGACAACCTGCTCTGGCCTCTTTTGGTCAGCCAGAGCGACAAGATGAAGACGATTCCGCAGTATATCTCTACCTTTGCCCAGGAACGGAGCACTGATGAAGGTGCCATGATGGCAGCGGCCCTCCTTGCCTCCATTCCTATGTTTATATTGTTTATGTCTTTGACGAAATATTTTATCGGTGGCTCTGCCGTATTTGAATCCAGAAAGGGGTGA
- a CDS encoding carbohydrate ABC transporter permease — MGSKKSYGIEKKQARWGFAFVVPSLLFFSVFSFYPIINAFYTSFFNKKALSKAAPDFLGLGNYARLFNPATAGNELSFLNSLKSTLVFTVGTFIPLLIISLLLAVFISNLSKNGTKRFLQIAYYCPAILSSVVAAAIWMIIFDPRGLGNQWMNNLLNTPGVDHKWLVDPIMEQVSTMVIYFWKYIGYFVILFITGLASIPPTIYEAATIDGANKWNSFWRITLPLLKPTVVLVSVMAMLQCLKTFSTQYMLYSNGAPRAPINVITFNIYVTGIQQQYLGRASAMSVVLFILMLILTLFQFKTTNSDSVEY; from the coding sequence ATGGGTTCAAAGAAGAGCTACGGCATCGAAAAGAAACAGGCGCGCTGGGGTTTTGCCTTTGTCGTTCCCTCCCTGTTATTCTTTTCAGTATTCAGTTTTTACCCGATAATCAATGCTTTCTATACCAGTTTCTTTAACAAGAAGGCTTTAAGCAAAGCGGCTCCCGATTTTTTGGGACTGGGAAACTATGCCCGGCTTTTCAATCCGGCAACAGCAGGCAATGAATTATCATTCCTTAATTCCTTGAAGTCGACGCTGGTCTTTACTGTCGGTACCTTTATTCCCCTTTTGATTATCAGCTTGTTGCTGGCTGTCTTTATCAGCAACCTTTCCAAAAATGGAACCAAGAGATTTTTACAGATTGCCTATTATTGCCCGGCTATTCTCTCCTCGGTTGTCGCAGCTGCAATCTGGATGATCATCTTCGATCCCCGCGGGTTGGGAAACCAATGGATGAACAACCTGCTGAACACCCCGGGAGTCGACCATAAGTGGCTGGTAGACCCGATTATGGAACAGGTATCTACCATGGTTATATATTTCTGGAAATATATAGGCTATTTTGTTATTCTCTTCATCACGGGCCTTGCCTCTATTCCTCCTACAATTTATGAGGCTGCCACGATTGACGGGGCCAATAAATGGAACAGTTTCTGGAGAATCACCCTGCCTTTGCTCAAACCGACAGTTGTCCTTGTTTCGGTCATGGCAATGTTGCAGTGCCTGAAGACCTTCAGCACTCAGTATATGCTCTATTCCAATGGAGCTCCCCGTGCACCTATCAATGTCATTACATTTAACATCTATGTAACTGGTATCCAGCAGCAATACCTTGGGCGGGCAAGTGCAATGAGTGTCGTGCTCTTTATCCTGATGTTGATCCTTACCTTGTTCCAATTCAAGACGACCAACAGCGACAGCGTGGAATACTAG